One region of Chlorobiota bacterium genomic DNA includes:
- a CDS encoding histidine kinase, whose protein sequence is MNTVPSHSGPITPRRIAIWCASLLFPTILFATQNYINLLGTEREMSWWFWFWRESFVWAIWGGVLPLVFAFTRRCPVSGPRWLRNLLLHLPVGAAFAAVTLVLFVIATQISGISLAPAEMALWERLELGFTRSFAIAFSIYGVSVTAYHALGYYREARQRELRAWQLERNLAEARLEALRNQLHPHFLFNTLHMISALMSQDVPAARRMIARLSDLLRQSLDSNGAQEIALAEELEFLDGYLEIQRTRFHDRLTIEQRIPTELHQLLVPRLILQPIVENAIRHGTAKQTTPGEITIAAKQQNAQLILTVDDNGPGMAEGNQHEGIGLGNTRERLRQLYGPEGTLTLANRPEGGARATIAIPARQETPGR, encoded by the coding sequence ATGAACACTGTTCCTTCCCATTCTGGACCAATCACGCCGCGCCGGATTGCAATCTGGTGCGCTTCGCTGCTGTTCCCAACCATTTTGTTTGCCACGCAGAACTACATCAACCTTCTGGGGACCGAGCGGGAGATGAGTTGGTGGTTTTGGTTCTGGCGCGAGTCGTTCGTCTGGGCCATTTGGGGCGGGGTGCTGCCGTTGGTGTTTGCGTTCACGCGGCGTTGCCCGGTTTCCGGTCCGCGCTGGCTGCGGAACCTTCTGCTTCACCTTCCGGTTGGTGCGGCGTTTGCGGCGGTGACGCTGGTCCTGTTTGTGATCGCAACCCAAATTTCTGGCATCAGCCTTGCCCCGGCAGAAATGGCGTTGTGGGAACGATTGGAGCTGGGCTTCACCCGCTCGTTCGCTATCGCCTTCAGCATCTACGGCGTGTCGGTGACGGCGTATCACGCTTTGGGCTACTACCGCGAAGCACGCCAGCGCGAGCTTCGGGCCTGGCAGCTTGAACGGAACCTGGCCGAGGCACGGCTGGAGGCACTTCGGAACCAGCTTCACCCGCATTTTCTTTTCAACACCCTTCACATGATCTCCGCATTGATGTCGCAAGATGTCCCCGCAGCGCGGCGGATGATTGCGCGGCTAAGCGACCTTCTGCGCCAGTCGCTGGACAGCAACGGGGCGCAGGAGATTGCGCTGGCCGAGGAGTTGGAATTCCTGGATGGATACTTGGAAATCCAGCGCACCCGATTCCATGACCGGCTGACGATCGAGCAACGGATTCCCACGGAACTCCATCAGCTTTTGGTCCCGCGGCTGATCCTTCAGCCGATTGTGGAGAACGCCATCCGCCACGGCACGGCCAAGCAAACAACGCCCGGGGAAATCACCATTGCCGCCAAGCAACAGAACGCCCAGCTGATCCTGACGGTTGACGACAACGGGCCGGGAATGGCCGAAGGGAACCAGCACGAAGGGATCGGGTTGGGAAACACGCGCGAACGATTGCGGCAGCTGTACGGCCCCGAAGGAACGCTAACGCTGGCCAACCGCCCAGAAGGTGGCGCGCGCGCAACGATTGCGATTCCAGCGCGGCAAGAAACCCCAGGCCGGTAA
- a CDS encoding DMT family transporter encodes MNDQAKGVIFLILAAAFWSFGGLWIKLITLDSLVIAGGRSAIAAVMIALLARGASWKKPTPAVWFGAIAYAGTVLLFVSATKLTTAANAILLQYTAPIHVALLSPLLLKERITRLDWLTVAAVMVGMSFFFMDQLSPDGMVGNLLAIVSGVFFALTVIALRRDHTRGASLQMVLVGNIITALVGLPFAVGAAPQGNDLLYLALLGVVQLGFGYILFVRGVGSVSAIEGALIPMLEPLLNPIWVMLFYGERPSLLSICGGFFVIAAVTGRGLYLAKR; translated from the coding sequence ATGAACGACCAAGCGAAAGGGGTGATATTCCTGATTCTTGCTGCGGCGTTTTGGAGCTTCGGCGGCTTGTGGATTAAGCTGATAACGCTGGATTCGTTGGTGATTGCCGGCGGGCGCAGCGCGATTGCGGCGGTGATGATTGCCCTGTTGGCGCGGGGCGCGTCCTGGAAAAAACCGACGCCAGCGGTTTGGTTTGGGGCGATTGCCTACGCCGGCACCGTGCTGCTGTTCGTTTCCGCCACCAAGCTGACCACCGCGGCCAACGCCATTCTGCTGCAATACACCGCCCCGATTCATGTTGCGCTGCTAAGCCCCTTGCTGCTGAAGGAACGGATCACCCGCCTTGATTGGCTGACGGTGGCGGCGGTGATGGTGGGGATGTCCTTTTTCTTCATGGACCAGCTTTCGCCCGATGGGATGGTTGGGAACCTGCTGGCAATTGTCAGCGGCGTGTTCTTTGCGCTGACGGTGATTGCCTTGCGCCGCGACCACACAAGGGGGGCATCGCTGCAGATGGTGCTGGTGGGGAACATCATCACCGCGCTGGTTGGGCTGCCGTTTGCGGTTGGGGCCGCTCCGCAGGGGAACGACCTTCTCTATCTGGCACTGCTTGGGGTTGTGCAGCTTGGGTTTGGGTATATCCTTTTTGTGCGCGGCGTTGGAAGCGTCAGCGCGATTGAGGGGGCGTTAATCCCGATGCTGGAGCCATTGCTGAACCCCATCTGGGTGATGCTTTTCTACGGCGAGCGTCCGTCGCTCCTCTCAATATGCGGTGGTTTTTTTGTGATTGCAGCAGTAACCGGCCGCGGCCTCTATTTGGCAAAACGATAA
- a CDS encoding M4 family metallopeptidase, with product MNRLLLSVPLSLLLFASAVAPLAAQQRQQSKPAVDLRTMQGRPEGLPPFRAPQGVPLPTVQSLPAIIPYGLPERRTLTATPRQLANNTDTATTPRETVMRLKIQRASNGTVRWVEGALGTIGGGGDPKRQQGGGLQSAARPALQLLNSYRGLLGLRNPSQELSPISIATDAAGYTHFRFAQMWGNIPVWGRDLYVHARPDGEAYVINGTYEPTPIDAPTMAAISSANAIGITIADLQAKGRWEPVPEQVAAMLRLDPPHATLVLFPVEKGGMKLSWEVTLYPNLIEHYTYLVDASNGTVLNRIPRHCSIVPPKGNAAPPRVSGFVVGGGQPKDAPAVQSAQGVAAAGFKNATATDLNGKTQSFRVYQHTDNVHYMVFDLPNFNQAKSQLPDNPSGGALTISARNNDLTQDVQLAHVTSANNVWGDPSSVSAHSNAKVAYDYYKNTHNRNAIDDKDESIVSIIHVTENNQPMDNAFWNGRVMAYGDGNQAFTPLAGGLDVAGHEMTHGVIEHSANLIYQNQSGALNESFADVFGLMVDREDFLIGEDIARSQFGVALRDMLNPSNSNVISPQPAHMNQFQQLPLSQDNGGVHANSGIPNRAAALLIQEIGREKVEKIYYRALTNYLTRNSNFIDCRNAVLQAAKDLHGDGTEAAAVRKSFAAVGIGTDDGGGSGDTGGGNNSGSDNVPPAQGTNSVIAFMLDDGTIGLLDVEANTVQTFANAVARVNRSGNNVDRSQLSTPRNGSRIWFVNTQQQLANVDVNTGQVSVFPDLRINPNGGGPDIWNASVAPDESFVALVSAYEKDPNLYFFEVATNQLTVVELKPQTTQNGITDRSIQFPDVVSWSPNLQEPKIAFDAFRQLDVAGGTTSFWSMYEIDFGAELIYNLIPAQPEDVSVGNVTYSNTDPDVLAYNVIGQVEDVTAVNFATNTAQALSIQTFNIQGNPILDADRPTFSPDDRQICFTTAAQQAFLFYTRSNNQLSFLKLSPEQPVFHARWFTRGESPAAPTFEDSVFVEAVTPNPTKSTGTVRFQVPRSVDAKVTLFDPSGRQALKVFEGPANPGSNDVPFDATPLPAGIYVVQVRALTATKYALLALVK from the coding sequence ATGAACCGCTTGCTGCTCTCCGTACCGCTTAGCCTTCTGCTTTTTGCCAGTGCCGTTGCTCCGCTTGCGGCGCAGCAGCGCCAGCAATCCAAACCGGCGGTGGACCTGCGCACCATGCAGGGCCGCCCGGAAGGGCTTCCTCCGTTCCGTGCGCCGCAGGGGGTTCCGTTGCCAACGGTTCAATCGTTGCCAGCGATTATCCCGTACGGCCTGCCGGAACGCCGCACCCTCACGGCCACGCCGCGCCAGCTTGCCAACAACACCGACACCGCCACCACCCCACGCGAAACGGTGATGCGGCTAAAAATCCAACGCGCCAGCAACGGCACGGTGCGTTGGGTGGAAGGGGCGTTGGGAACCATCGGCGGGGGGGGCGATCCGAAACGCCAGCAAGGGGGTGGGCTGCAATCGGCGGCGCGCCCGGCGTTGCAATTGCTGAACAGCTACCGGGGCTTGCTGGGGTTGCGGAATCCATCGCAAGAGCTTTCCCCCATCAGCATCGCCACCGATGCGGCGGGATATACTCACTTCCGGTTTGCGCAGATGTGGGGGAACATTCCGGTTTGGGGGCGGGACCTGTACGTCCATGCAAGGCCCGACGGGGAGGCGTACGTCATCAATGGCACCTACGAACCGACGCCGATTGATGCCCCCACCATGGCGGCAATCAGCAGCGCGAACGCTATCGGAATCACCATTGCGGACCTGCAGGCCAAAGGCCGGTGGGAGCCGGTCCCGGAACAAGTCGCCGCAATGCTGCGATTGGACCCGCCGCACGCTACGTTGGTGCTGTTTCCCGTGGAGAAGGGGGGAATGAAGTTATCGTGGGAAGTGACCCTCTATCCAAACTTGATTGAGCATTATACCTACTTGGTTGATGCTTCCAACGGCACTGTTCTCAACCGGATTCCACGCCATTGCAGCATTGTTCCGCCAAAGGGGAACGCCGCGCCGCCACGGGTTAGCGGGTTTGTGGTTGGCGGCGGGCAGCCCAAGGACGCGCCGGCGGTGCAATCGGCGCAGGGGGTTGCGGCGGCGGGATTCAAGAACGCCACCGCCACGGATCTAAACGGAAAGACCCAGAGCTTCCGGGTCTATCAGCACACCGATAACGTCCACTACATGGTGTTCGATCTCCCCAATTTCAACCAGGCGAAATCTCAGCTTCCCGATAATCCATCCGGCGGCGCGCTTACCATCAGCGCACGGAACAACGACCTTACGCAGGATGTGCAACTGGCGCACGTGACATCGGCCAACAACGTCTGGGGCGATCCTTCCTCGGTTTCGGCACACAGCAACGCGAAGGTGGCGTACGACTACTACAAGAACACCCACAACCGCAACGCCATTGATGACAAGGATGAGTCCATCGTCTCCATTATCCACGTCACCGAGAACAACCAGCCGATGGATAACGCCTTCTGGAACGGGCGGGTGATGGCCTACGGCGATGGGAACCAAGCCTTCACGCCGCTGGCCGGCGGGCTGGACGTTGCCGGGCACGAGATGACCCACGGAGTGATTGAACACAGCGCGAACTTGATCTACCAGAATCAATCCGGCGCATTGAACGAGTCCTTCGCCGACGTGTTTGGGCTGATGGTGGATCGGGAAGATTTTCTTATTGGCGAGGACATCGCCCGCTCGCAGTTCGGCGTTGCGCTTCGGGACATGCTGAACCCCAGCAACAGCAACGTGATTAGCCCGCAACCGGCGCACATGAACCAATTCCAGCAGCTTCCCTTAAGCCAGGATAACGGCGGGGTCCACGCCAACAGCGGTATTCCGAACCGGGCGGCGGCGCTTCTGATTCAGGAGATAGGAAGGGAGAAGGTGGAGAAGATTTACTACCGAGCACTCACCAACTATCTGACCCGCAACAGCAACTTTATTGACTGCCGCAACGCCGTGCTGCAAGCCGCAAAGGACCTGCATGGCGATGGGACCGAAGCCGCAGCGGTGCGGAAATCGTTTGCGGCGGTTGGGATCGGGACCGATGACGGCGGCGGCAGCGGGGACACCGGCGGCGGCAACAACAGCGGCAGTGATAACGTCCCGCCAGCGCAAGGAACGAACTCCGTCATCGCCTTCATGTTGGATGATGGAACCATTGGCCTGCTGGACGTTGAGGCCAACACCGTCCAGACGTTCGCCAACGCCGTTGCCCGCGTCAACCGCAGCGGAAACAACGTGGACCGCAGCCAGCTTAGCACCCCCCGCAACGGATCACGCATCTGGTTTGTGAACACCCAGCAGCAGCTTGCCAACGTGGATGTGAACACCGGGCAAGTCAGCGTTTTCCCTGACCTCCGGATTAACCCGAACGGCGGCGGCCCCGACATCTGGAACGCATCGGTTGCCCCCGATGAAAGTTTTGTTGCGCTGGTTTCGGCCTACGAAAAGGACCCCAATCTCTATTTCTTTGAAGTGGCCACCAACCAGCTAACGGTGGTGGAGCTGAAGCCGCAAACCACGCAAAACGGCATCACCGACCGGTCCATCCAATTCCCCGATGTGGTCTCGTGGTCGCCAAATTTGCAGGAGCCAAAAATCGCCTTCGATGCCTTCCGCCAGCTGGATGTTGCCGGGGGAACAACGTCGTTTTGGAGCATGTATGAAATTGATTTTGGTGCCGAGCTTATCTACAACCTGATCCCCGCCCAGCCGGAAGATGTCAGCGTGGGGAACGTCACCTACAGCAACACCGATCCCGACGTGCTGGCCTACAACGTGATTGGCCAAGTGGAGGATGTGACGGCGGTGAATTTTGCAACCAACACCGCGCAAGCGCTCAGCATCCAAACGTTCAACATTCAGGGGAACCCAATTCTGGATGCGGACCGCCCAACGTTCAGCCCCGATGACCGGCAGATCTGCTTCACCACTGCCGCGCAGCAGGCGTTCCTGTTTTACACCCGCTCGAACAACCAACTCTCCTTCCTGAAACTAAGCCCCGAGCAGCCGGTGTTCCATGCGCGATGGTTCACCCGTGGCGAATCCCCCGCCGCGCCAACGTTCGAGGATAGCGTGTTTGTGGAGGCCGTCACCCCAAACCCAACGAAATCCACGGGAACCGTTCGGTTCCAGGTGCCGCGTTCGGTGGATGCGAAGGTGACGTTGTTCGATCCATCAGGAAGGCAAGCATTGAAGGTGTTTGAAGGCCCGGCAAATCCGGGGTCGAATGATGTCCCGTTCGATGCCACCCCCTTGCCAGCCGGAATCTACGTGGTCCAAGTGCGAGCACTAACGGCAACGAAATATGCGTTGCTGGCGTTGGTGAAATAG
- the pdxH gene encoding pyridoxamine 5'-phosphate oxidase — protein MPSLADIRQEYTAAGLAEADLDPNPFAQFAHWFDQAMNASVPEPTGMTLATVNNAGQPSARVVLLKGFDEHGFLFFTNYEGRKGEDLAAHPHASLSFWWSQLQRQVRIEGRVEKVSAAESDEYFASRPLGSKIGAWASEQSRVIAGREELEERVREIEARFAGGEIPRPPFWGGYRLRPTMIEFWQGRPSRLHDRLRYRWQEEGGAWVIERLSP, from the coding sequence ATGCCTTCACTTGCCGACATCCGCCAAGAATACACCGCTGCCGGCCTGGCCGAAGCGGACCTGGACCCGAACCCGTTTGCCCAGTTCGCCCACTGGTTCGACCAAGCGATGAACGCCAGCGTTCCCGAGCCAACCGGAATGACCCTTGCCACCGTCAACAACGCCGGGCAACCCAGCGCACGGGTGGTCCTGCTGAAAGGCTTCGATGAACATGGCTTCCTGTTTTTCACCAACTACGAGGGGCGCAAAGGGGAGGACCTTGCGGCGCATCCGCACGCTTCGTTGAGCTTTTGGTGGAGCCAACTGCAACGCCAGGTGCGGATTGAGGGCCGTGTGGAAAAGGTGAGTGCTGCCGAGTCGGATGAATACTTTGCAAGCAGGCCGCTGGGGAGCAAAATTGGGGCGTGGGCATCGGAGCAAAGCAGGGTGATTGCCGGAAGGGAGGAGCTGGAGGAACGCGTGCGGGAAATTGAGGCACGTTTTGCCGGCGGTGAAATTCCCCGCCCGCCCTTCTGGGGCGGCTACCGTTTGCGGCCAACGATGATTGAGTTCTGGCAAGGGCGGCCCAGCCGGCTGCACGACCGCCTGCGGTATCGGTGGCAGGAGGAGGGAGGAGCGTGGGTGATTGAACGGCTGTCGCCGTGA
- a CDS encoding T9SS type A sorting domain-containing protein gives MIIRGYHPFHGIFLTLLLAVCAQPLLHAQTIRWELQDSLVITTVPGFPATASFSSIDCSDSLNCIATGAVGNVYSLIHTTTDGGKHWKTVILDSAEISPVVKVALRLKTIKFLTPTTAVIITDSGAVLRTSDAGTTWNRIETGTKSNLKALSVFDPAHIAVIGYPKTIAVSSDSGKTWEILPAPSDSASLQWGVGGIALTSPKGMVLTLGGDTGSIYLNEDISKPWPTPQPFTSTPNIFFLNKQDGWAVGRKMFGPAYNAYDIIRRTYDGGKTWETVVNDSIDPAYGLITAKFLDDQHGVAIGFFGKVLLTHDGGKTWKPNNIVAPKTNFIEFAYPTKNHIWIATVFGQIFHGTISETSGVHSENSNQTTAAIIPNPADKRAVLLLDPSEQELHSISIVDALGKQWLSLSKEEAMMNNGQIFLNTEALPAGQYFVSIHKGNTIQTLPLTIVQ, from the coding sequence ATGATTATCAGAGGATACCATCCATTCCACGGCATATTTCTCACACTGCTGTTGGCCGTATGTGCACAACCATTGCTTCATGCACAAACCATTCGGTGGGAATTACAAGATTCCCTTGTGATCACTACCGTTCCCGGTTTTCCAGCAACCGCCAGTTTTTCATCAATAGATTGCTCCGATAGCCTTAACTGCATAGCGACCGGCGCGGTTGGCAATGTTTATAGCCTAATTCATACCACTACTGATGGCGGAAAACATTGGAAAACGGTAATTCTTGATTCTGCAGAAATCTCCCCGGTTGTTAAAGTAGCACTGCGGTTAAAGACCATTAAATTTCTTACCCCAACAACGGCAGTAATTATTACCGATAGTGGTGCTGTGTTGCGTACGTCCGATGCCGGAACCACATGGAATCGAATTGAGACAGGGACAAAAAGTAATCTGAAAGCATTGTCGGTATTCGATCCGGCTCATATTGCTGTGATTGGCTACCCAAAAACAATTGCTGTTTCTTCCGATAGTGGTAAGACGTGGGAAATTCTCCCAGCCCCTTCCGATTCGGCATCATTACAATGGGGGGTAGGTGGCATAGCTTTAACATCGCCAAAAGGTATGGTGCTTACACTAGGAGGTGATACTGGTAGCATTTATTTGAACGAGGATATTTCAAAACCATGGCCAACCCCCCAGCCGTTTACTTCAACACCGAATATATTTTTTTTGAATAAACAAGATGGTTGGGCTGTTGGGCGTAAGATGTTTGGACCGGCGTATAATGCTTATGATATTATCCGCCGAACCTATGATGGTGGGAAAACATGGGAGACTGTGGTAAATGATTCGATTGATCCAGCATACGGATTAATAACAGCAAAATTTCTTGATGACCAACATGGCGTAGCAATCGGTTTTTTTGGAAAAGTTCTTCTGACCCATGATGGCGGGAAAACATGGAAACCAAATAACATTGTTGCTCCAAAGACAAATTTCATTGAATTTGCATACCCAACAAAAAATCATATTTGGATAGCCACAGTATTCGGGCAAATTTTTCACGGGACGATATCAGAAACAAGCGGTGTACATTCGGAAAATTCGAACCAAACTACCGCAGCAATAATCCCAAACCCTGCTGATAAAAGAGCGGTGCTACTGCTGGATCCTTCAGAACAAGAACTCCACAGTATCTCAATCGTGGATGCGCTTGGGAAGCAATGGCTTTCACTTTCCAAAGAGGAGGCGATGATGAACAATGGCCAAATCTTTCTCAACACCGAAGCCCTTCCTGCCGGGCAATACTTCGTCTCCATCCACAAGGGGAATACAATTCAAACATTGCCGTTGACGATTGTTCAGTAA
- a CDS encoding aminotransferase class I/II-fold pyridoxal phosphate-dependent enzyme gives MEACSPAVNRCLVARPDPAFRPAVHFLFPIFLWKSRGRGNIFRPAGFRRAVIRCDCSPFILPFSSTVHQFQIGATYLADIFQKCRDFTRADDVKEAGYYPYFRPIEVNEGPVVRIEGREVIMAGSNNYLGLTADPRVKEAAIKAVEQFGTGCSGSRYLTGTLRLHEEMETELADFMGKEACLLFSTGYQTAQGVIPTLVNRGDYVLSDKDNHACIVAGNLMAKGAFGDVVRYKHNDMGDLERQLARLPESAGKLIVTDGVFSTSGEIVDLPQMNKLAKQYGARIMVDDAHSLGVIGEAGRGTASYFGLDDEIEMTMGTFSKSLASLGGWVVGEERVINYIKHTSPALIFSASPTPASVAAALTALRIMRAEPHRIDQLIDNANYLRNGFQQSGFRIIESKTGVIPVIIGDDTLTFIFWRRLYDAGVFVNAFISPGVMPGLQMMRTSVMATHEKHHLDRILELFEDIGTEMGLLERETGAVAAEQTAAAATTETAITEMGTGELPTSGTVRLRPMNSRKERQEFIRMVWGLYGDDPNWTPPVEMDRMRLIDVEKNPFYKHARLQLWLAVKDGKTVGRIGAITNGNHNRTHNDNVGFIGFFEAINDQDVANTLINAATAWLREKGMTEIRGPVSPSMNDECGMLVEGFGQSAAVQMPYNPPFYPTLWENAGFSKAKDLMAWELNYPTSLTDKMRRVTDLLRQRGSITVRSLQMKNFAAEVERLKKIYNEAWELNWGFVPMTDEEMNLMAYEMKQIADPDLVLFAEKDGKAVGFALALPDITQAFRAGSTIPPGAKNLPTAIMNLMTKKKKINQLRVIILGVLPEYQGKGVDALIYREIMERAHRKGIDRGEASWVLEDNTMMNRAAEGMNAHVTKKYRVYQKQIG, from the coding sequence ATGGAAGCCTGTTCGCCAGCCGTAAACCGCTGCTTGGTTGCCCGGCCCGACCCGGCGTTCCGTCCGGCTGTCCATTTCTTGTTTCCGATCTTTCTTTGGAAGTCACGGGGTCGCGGGAATATATTCCGCCCGGCTGGGTTTCGGCGTGCCGTCATCCGGTGTGATTGTTCGCCTTTCATTCTTCCCTTTTCGTCAACCGTTCATCAGTTTCAGATAGGAGCAACGTACTTGGCAGACATCTTCCAAAAGTGCCGTGATTTCACCCGTGCCGATGATGTGAAAGAAGCGGGATATTACCCGTACTTCCGCCCAATCGAAGTGAACGAGGGGCCAGTGGTCCGTATCGAAGGGCGTGAGGTCATCATGGCCGGATCAAATAATTACTTGGGATTGACCGCCGATCCCCGCGTAAAAGAAGCCGCCATTAAAGCGGTGGAACAGTTCGGAACCGGTTGCTCCGGATCGCGCTATCTAACCGGCACGCTTCGGCTGCATGAGGAGATGGAGACCGAGCTTGCGGACTTCATGGGGAAGGAGGCGTGCCTTCTGTTCTCCACCGGCTACCAAACCGCCCAGGGGGTGATCCCCACGCTGGTCAACCGTGGCGATTACGTCCTGAGCGACAAGGACAACCACGCCTGCATCGTTGCCGGCAACCTGATGGCCAAAGGGGCTTTTGGCGACGTTGTTCGCTACAAGCATAACGATATGGGCGACCTTGAACGCCAGCTTGCCCGGCTTCCGGAATCCGCCGGAAAACTGATCGTCACCGATGGCGTGTTCTCCACCTCGGGTGAGATTGTTGATCTCCCACAGATGAACAAGCTGGCCAAGCAATACGGCGCACGCATCATGGTGGACGATGCCCACTCGCTGGGGGTGATTGGCGAAGCAGGGCGCGGAACCGCCAGCTACTTCGGGCTGGATGATGAGATTGAGATGACGATGGGGACCTTCAGCAAATCGCTGGCATCGCTGGGGGGATGGGTGGTGGGCGAGGAGCGGGTGATTAACTACATCAAACACACGTCGCCAGCCCTGATCTTCTCCGCATCGCCAACCCCTGCCTCCGTTGCTGCCGCGCTGACCGCGCTCCGCATCATGCGGGCCGAGCCGCACCGGATTGACCAACTGATTGACAACGCCAACTACCTCCGCAATGGCTTCCAGCAGTCGGGGTTCCGGATTATTGAATCCAAGACCGGCGTGATCCCGGTGATTATTGGCGACGACACCCTCACCTTCATCTTCTGGCGGCGGCTGTACGATGCCGGCGTGTTCGTCAATGCCTTCATCTCTCCCGGGGTGATGCCCGGATTGCAGATGATGCGCACCTCCGTAATGGCCACCCACGAGAAACACCACCTGGATCGTATCCTTGAGCTGTTCGAAGATATTGGGACCGAGATGGGATTGCTGGAACGCGAAACCGGAGCCGTTGCTGCCGAGCAAACCGCTGCCGCCGCAACCACAGAAACCGCAATCACAGAAATGGGAACCGGCGAACTGCCAACCAGCGGGACCGTCCGGCTGCGGCCAATGAACAGCCGGAAGGAACGCCAGGAGTTCATCCGCATGGTGTGGGGCCTGTACGGCGACGACCCCAACTGGACCCCGCCGGTGGAGATGGACAGAATGCGGCTGATTGATGTGGAGAAAAATCCATTCTACAAACACGCGCGGTTGCAGCTGTGGCTTGCAGTGAAGGATGGGAAAACCGTTGGCCGGATTGGTGCAATCACCAACGGCAACCACAACCGCACCCATAACGACAACGTTGGGTTTATCGGGTTCTTCGAGGCGATTAACGACCAGGACGTTGCCAACACCCTTATCAACGCCGCAACCGCCTGGCTGCGGGAAAAAGGGATGACCGAAATCCGCGGCCCCGTCTCCCCCTCGATGAACGACGAGTGCGGGATGCTGGTGGAAGGCTTCGGCCAATCGGCGGCGGTGCAAATGCCGTACAACCCGCCGTTCTACCCAACATTGTGGGAGAACGCAGGCTTCAGCAAAGCAAAGGATTTGATGGCCTGGGAACTGAATTACCCCACCAGCTTAACCGACAAAATGCGCCGCGTCACCGATCTTCTTCGCCAGCGCGGAAGCATCACCGTGCGGTCGCTTCAGATGAAGAATTTTGCTGCCGAAGTTGAGCGGCTGAAGAAGATCTACAATGAAGCCTGGGAGCTAAACTGGGGCTTTGTTCCGATGACCGACGAGGAGATGAACCTGATGGCCTACGAGATGAAGCAGATTGCCGACCCAGACCTTGTGCTGTTTGCCGAGAAGGATGGGAAAGCGGTCGGGTTCGCGCTGGCCCTTCCCGACATCACCCAGGCGTTCCGCGCCGGAAGCACAATCCCGCCAGGGGCAAAAAACCTCCCAACGGCCATTATGAACCTGATGACCAAAAAGAAAAAGATCAACCAGTTGCGGGTGATTATTCTTGGGGTGCTGCCGGAGTATCAGGGGAAAGGGGTGGATGCGCTGATCTACCGCGAGATTATGGAACGCGCCCACCGCAAAGGGATTGACCGCGGCGAAGCATCGTGGGTGCTGGAAGACAACACCATGATGAACCGCGCCGCCGAAGGGATGAACGCACACGTCACCAAAAAGTACCGCGTGTATCAGAAGCAGATTGGCTGA
- a CDS encoding PIG-L family deacetylase translates to MRFLYIFPHPDDESFGPAAPMAQQLRNGHEVHLLTLTKGGATKVRHTLGLSIEEMGEVRFGEMLEVEKTLGLTSMTVLDLPDSGLKEMDPREIESVVAQHIQRLQPNIIVSYPVHGISGFEDHLVMHAVAKRVFLELRQQGADYLKRLAFYTLGPANTDIEASIFPLKRSKIEEIDCIVEVSEEDAEQMRKALRCYVSYAEVIAKSKVMEVANATHYFEFYQEQFQPPVADVAAGL, encoded by the coding sequence ATGCGATTCTTGTACATCTTCCCCCATCCCGATGATGAGTCGTTCGGGCCGGCGGCACCAATGGCGCAGCAGCTGCGCAACGGCCACGAAGTCCACCTGCTGACGCTGACCAAAGGGGGCGCAACCAAAGTGCGCCACACGCTGGGGCTAAGCATCGAAGAAATGGGAGAGGTTCGCTTCGGCGAGATGCTGGAGGTGGAGAAAACGTTGGGGCTAACCAGCATGACGGTGCTGGACCTTCCCGACAGCGGATTGAAGGAGATGGACCCGCGCGAGATTGAGAGCGTTGTTGCCCAGCATATCCAGCGGCTGCAACCGAACATCATCGTTTCCTATCCGGTGCATGGAATCAGTGGGTTCGAGGATCACCTGGTGATGCACGCCGTCGCCAAGCGCGTGTTTCTTGAGCTTCGCCAGCAAGGAGCCGATTACCTGAAACGGCTGGCATTCTACACGCTTGGCCCGGCCAACACTGATATCGAAGCCAGCATCTTCCCCCTAAAACGCTCCAAGATTGAGGAGATTGATTGCATTGTTGAAGTCTCCGAAGAAGATGCCGAGCAGATGCGGAAAGCCTTACGCTGCTACGTCTCCTATGCCGAAGTTATCGCCAAATCGAAGGTGATGGAAGTGGCCAACGCCACCCATTACTTTGAATTTTACCAGGAGCAATTCCAACCGCCGGTGGCCGATGTTGCGGCTGGGCTGTAG